A section of the Labrus mixtus chromosome 15, fLabMix1.1, whole genome shotgun sequence genome encodes:
- the raf1a gene encoding raf-1 proto-oncogene, serine/threonine kinase a isoform X1, whose translation MEHLQGAWKTLSNGFGMKDSSFEGPCLSPTMVQGFPCQRRSSDDSKMPDSKTSSTIRVYLPNQQRTVVNVRPGLTLYSCLIKALKVRGLQPQCCAVFRLHPGQRSKKLRMDWNTDSTSLIGEELLVEVLDHVPLTTHNFVRKTYLKLAFCDICQKFLLNGFRCQTCGYKFHEHCSTKVPTMCVDWSNIRQLLLCPTPGESSGPSLPSLTSRRMRESLTRFPSSAHRYSTPHAFNYTTPYPPTGGGLSQRQRSTSTPNVHMVSTTLPVDSSMIELDCLNTFPSSWCHRFWLKRKVGIVHFPQSYVEASPESPEKDAMRDHDSAGSSPNQSPTGWSQSHSKAPAPAQRERATSFNTQEKNKIRPRDKRDSSYYWEIEASEVYLNSRIGSGSFGTVYKGKWHGDVAVKILKVTDPTPEQLQAFRNEVAVLRKTRHVNILLFMGYMTKDNLAIVTQWCEGSSLYKHIHVLETNFKIIQLMDIARQTAQGMDYLHAKNIIHRDMKSNNIFLHEGLTVKIGDFGLATVKARWSGSLQVEQPSGSILWMAPEVIRMQDNNPYSFQSDVYSYGIVLFELLTGELPYSHTANRDQIIFMVGRGYLSPDLSKLYKNCPKAMKRLVADCIKKSKDERPLFPQILSSIELLQHALPKINRSASEPSLHRASHTEDINACTLTSTRLPVF comes from the exons GTGTCTACCTCCCAAACCAGCAGCGCACTGTG gtaAATGTGCGACCAGGTCTGACTCTGTACAGCTGCTTGATAAAAGCATTAAAGGTGCGAGGTCTGCAGCCTCAGTGCTGCGCTGTCTTCAGGCTGCATCCAGGGCAGAGGAG TAAAAAGCTCCGGATGGATTGGAACACTGACTCCACCTCGCTTATTGGAGAAGAGCTGCTGGTGGAGGTTTTGGATCACGTTCCCTTGACAACACATAATTTT GTTCGGAAAACATACCTGAAACTTGCATTCTGTGATATTTGCCAGAAGTTTCTTTTGAACGGTTTCCGTTGCCAAACCTGCGGCTACAAGTTCCATGAGCATTGTAGCACCAAAGTACCCACGATGTGTGTGGACTGGAGCAATATCCGACAACTTCT GCTGTGTCCAACACCTGGTGAGAGCTCCGGCCCGTCACTGCCCTCGCTGACGTCCCGTCGAATGAGAGAGTCCTTAACTCGGTTTCCAAG CTCTGCCCACCGATATTCCACCCCTCATGCCTTCAACTACACCACGCCCTACCCACCCACAGGCGGCGGTCTCTCCCAGAGGCAGCGCTCCACCTCCACGCCAAATGTCCACATGGTCAGCACCACCTTGCCTGTAGACAGCAGTATGATCGAG CTAGACTGCCTGAATACCTTCCCCAGCTCGTGGTGCCATAGATTCTGGCTGAAGAGGAAAGTAGGTATTGTGCACTTCCCCCAGTCTTATGTTGAGGCCTCACCTGAGAGTCCAGAAAAG GATGCGATGCGTGATCATGACTCCG CTGGCAGTTCCCCTAACCAGAGCCCTACTGGCTGGTCCCAGTCTCATTCTAAAGCCCCTGCACCTgcccagagagagagggccacATCCTTCAACActcaggagaaaaataaaatc AGGCCTCGGGACAAGAGGGACTCGAGCTACTACTGGGAGATCGAGGCCAGCGAGGTGTATCTGAACTCCCGCATCGGTTCAGGCTCCTTTGGAACTGTATACAAAGGGAAATGGCATG GTGATGTAGCAGTGAAGATCTTAAAGGTGACTGACCCCACACCAGAGCAGCTACAGGCATTCAGAAATGAAGTGGCAGTCCTGAG AAAAACACGACACGTCAACATCCTGTTGTTCATGGGCTACATGACGAAAGACAACCTGGCCATTGTGACCCAGTGGTGTGAGGGCAGCAGTCTctacaaacacattcatgttcTGGAGACTAACTTTAAGATCATCCAGCTCATGGACATTGCCAGGCAGACAGCTCAGGGCATGGA CTATCTGCATGCAAAGAACATCATTCATCGAGACATGAAGTCCAACA ACATCTTTTTGCATGAAGGGCTAACCGTGAAAATCGGTGACTTCGGTCTCGCTACGGTGAAGGCCAGATGGAGCGGCTCCCTTCAGGTGGAGCAGCCGTCTGGATCTATTCTCTGGATG GCTCCTGAAGTTATCCGGATGCAGGATAACAATCCCTACAGCTTCCAGTCCGATGTCTATTCCTATGGAATTGTTCTCTTTGAGCTCTTGACGGGAGAGCTCCCGTACTCCCACACAGCAAACAGAGACCAG ATTATCTTCATGGTGGGAAGAGGCTACTTGTCACCAGACCTCAGTAAACTCTACAAGAACTGCCCCAAAGCCATGAAAAGGTTGGTGGCCGACTGCATCAAGAAGTCCAAGGATGAAAGGCCGCTTTTCCCGCAG atcttGTCATCCATTGAGCTTCTCCAGCATGCCCTCCCTAAGATAAACCGCAGTGCCTCAGAACCGTCCCTGCACAGAGCCTCTCACACTGAGGATATCAATGCCTGCACTCTGACCTCCACCAGACTGCCTGTTTTCTAG
- the raf1a gene encoding raf-1 proto-oncogene, serine/threonine kinase a isoform X2, giving the protein MEHLQGAWKTLSNGFGMKDSSFEGPCLSPTMVQGFPCQRRSSDDSKMPDSKTSSTIRVYLPNQQRTVVNVRPGLTLYSCLIKALKVRGLQPQCCAVFRLHPGQRSKKLRMDWNTDSTSLIGEELLVEVLDHVPLTTHNFVRKTYLKLAFCDICQKFLLNGFRCQTCGYKFHEHCSTKVPTMCVDWSNIRQLLLCPTPGESSGPSLPSLTSRRMRESLTRFPSSAHRYSTPHAFNYTTPYPPTGGGLSQRQRSTSTPNVHMVSTTLPVDSSMIELDCLNTFPSSWCHRFWLKRKDAMRDHDSAGSSPNQSPTGWSQSHSKAPAPAQRERATSFNTQEKNKIRPRDKRDSSYYWEIEASEVYLNSRIGSGSFGTVYKGKWHGDVAVKILKVTDPTPEQLQAFRNEVAVLRKTRHVNILLFMGYMTKDNLAIVTQWCEGSSLYKHIHVLETNFKIIQLMDIARQTAQGMDYLHAKNIIHRDMKSNNIFLHEGLTVKIGDFGLATVKARWSGSLQVEQPSGSILWMAPEVIRMQDNNPYSFQSDVYSYGIVLFELLTGELPYSHTANRDQIIFMVGRGYLSPDLSKLYKNCPKAMKRLVADCIKKSKDERPLFPQILSSIELLQHALPKINRSASEPSLHRASHTEDINACTLTSTRLPVF; this is encoded by the exons GTGTCTACCTCCCAAACCAGCAGCGCACTGTG gtaAATGTGCGACCAGGTCTGACTCTGTACAGCTGCTTGATAAAAGCATTAAAGGTGCGAGGTCTGCAGCCTCAGTGCTGCGCTGTCTTCAGGCTGCATCCAGGGCAGAGGAG TAAAAAGCTCCGGATGGATTGGAACACTGACTCCACCTCGCTTATTGGAGAAGAGCTGCTGGTGGAGGTTTTGGATCACGTTCCCTTGACAACACATAATTTT GTTCGGAAAACATACCTGAAACTTGCATTCTGTGATATTTGCCAGAAGTTTCTTTTGAACGGTTTCCGTTGCCAAACCTGCGGCTACAAGTTCCATGAGCATTGTAGCACCAAAGTACCCACGATGTGTGTGGACTGGAGCAATATCCGACAACTTCT GCTGTGTCCAACACCTGGTGAGAGCTCCGGCCCGTCACTGCCCTCGCTGACGTCCCGTCGAATGAGAGAGTCCTTAACTCGGTTTCCAAG CTCTGCCCACCGATATTCCACCCCTCATGCCTTCAACTACACCACGCCCTACCCACCCACAGGCGGCGGTCTCTCCCAGAGGCAGCGCTCCACCTCCACGCCAAATGTCCACATGGTCAGCACCACCTTGCCTGTAGACAGCAGTATGATCGAG CTAGACTGCCTGAATACCTTCCCCAGCTCGTGGTGCCATAGATTCTGGCTGAAGAGGAAA GATGCGATGCGTGATCATGACTCCG CTGGCAGTTCCCCTAACCAGAGCCCTACTGGCTGGTCCCAGTCTCATTCTAAAGCCCCTGCACCTgcccagagagagagggccacATCCTTCAACActcaggagaaaaataaaatc AGGCCTCGGGACAAGAGGGACTCGAGCTACTACTGGGAGATCGAGGCCAGCGAGGTGTATCTGAACTCCCGCATCGGTTCAGGCTCCTTTGGAACTGTATACAAAGGGAAATGGCATG GTGATGTAGCAGTGAAGATCTTAAAGGTGACTGACCCCACACCAGAGCAGCTACAGGCATTCAGAAATGAAGTGGCAGTCCTGAG AAAAACACGACACGTCAACATCCTGTTGTTCATGGGCTACATGACGAAAGACAACCTGGCCATTGTGACCCAGTGGTGTGAGGGCAGCAGTCTctacaaacacattcatgttcTGGAGACTAACTTTAAGATCATCCAGCTCATGGACATTGCCAGGCAGACAGCTCAGGGCATGGA CTATCTGCATGCAAAGAACATCATTCATCGAGACATGAAGTCCAACA ACATCTTTTTGCATGAAGGGCTAACCGTGAAAATCGGTGACTTCGGTCTCGCTACGGTGAAGGCCAGATGGAGCGGCTCCCTTCAGGTGGAGCAGCCGTCTGGATCTATTCTCTGGATG GCTCCTGAAGTTATCCGGATGCAGGATAACAATCCCTACAGCTTCCAGTCCGATGTCTATTCCTATGGAATTGTTCTCTTTGAGCTCTTGACGGGAGAGCTCCCGTACTCCCACACAGCAAACAGAGACCAG ATTATCTTCATGGTGGGAAGAGGCTACTTGTCACCAGACCTCAGTAAACTCTACAAGAACTGCCCCAAAGCCATGAAAAGGTTGGTGGCCGACTGCATCAAGAAGTCCAAGGATGAAAGGCCGCTTTTCCCGCAG atcttGTCATCCATTGAGCTTCTCCAGCATGCCCTCCCTAAGATAAACCGCAGTGCCTCAGAACCGTCCCTGCACAGAGCCTCTCACACTGAGGATATCAATGCCTGCACTCTGACCTCCACCAGACTGCCTGTTTTCTAG
- the raf1a gene encoding raf-1 proto-oncogene, serine/threonine kinase a isoform X3, whose product MEHLQGAWKTLSNGFGMKDSSFEGPCLSPTMVQGFPCQRRSSDDSKMPDSKTSSTIRVYLPNQQRTVVNVRPGLTLYSCLIKALKVRGLQPQCCAVFRLHPGQRSKKLRMDWNTDSTSLIGEELLVEVLDHVPLTTHNFVRKTYLKLAFCDICQKFLLNGFRCQTCGYKFHEHCSTKVPTMCVDWSNIRQLLLCPTPGESSGPSLPSLTSRRMRESLTRFPSSAHRYSTPHAFNYTTPYPPTGGGLSQRQRSTSTPNVHMVSTTLPVDSSMIEDAMRDHDSAGSSPNQSPTGWSQSHSKAPAPAQRERATSFNTQEKNKIRPRDKRDSSYYWEIEASEVYLNSRIGSGSFGTVYKGKWHGDVAVKILKVTDPTPEQLQAFRNEVAVLRKTRHVNILLFMGYMTKDNLAIVTQWCEGSSLYKHIHVLETNFKIIQLMDIARQTAQGMDYLHAKNIIHRDMKSNNIFLHEGLTVKIGDFGLATVKARWSGSLQVEQPSGSILWMAPEVIRMQDNNPYSFQSDVYSYGIVLFELLTGELPYSHTANRDQIIFMVGRGYLSPDLSKLYKNCPKAMKRLVADCIKKSKDERPLFPQILSSIELLQHALPKINRSASEPSLHRASHTEDINACTLTSTRLPVF is encoded by the exons GTGTCTACCTCCCAAACCAGCAGCGCACTGTG gtaAATGTGCGACCAGGTCTGACTCTGTACAGCTGCTTGATAAAAGCATTAAAGGTGCGAGGTCTGCAGCCTCAGTGCTGCGCTGTCTTCAGGCTGCATCCAGGGCAGAGGAG TAAAAAGCTCCGGATGGATTGGAACACTGACTCCACCTCGCTTATTGGAGAAGAGCTGCTGGTGGAGGTTTTGGATCACGTTCCCTTGACAACACATAATTTT GTTCGGAAAACATACCTGAAACTTGCATTCTGTGATATTTGCCAGAAGTTTCTTTTGAACGGTTTCCGTTGCCAAACCTGCGGCTACAAGTTCCATGAGCATTGTAGCACCAAAGTACCCACGATGTGTGTGGACTGGAGCAATATCCGACAACTTCT GCTGTGTCCAACACCTGGTGAGAGCTCCGGCCCGTCACTGCCCTCGCTGACGTCCCGTCGAATGAGAGAGTCCTTAACTCGGTTTCCAAG CTCTGCCCACCGATATTCCACCCCTCATGCCTTCAACTACACCACGCCCTACCCACCCACAGGCGGCGGTCTCTCCCAGAGGCAGCGCTCCACCTCCACGCCAAATGTCCACATGGTCAGCACCACCTTGCCTGTAGACAGCAGTATGATCGAG GATGCGATGCGTGATCATGACTCCG CTGGCAGTTCCCCTAACCAGAGCCCTACTGGCTGGTCCCAGTCTCATTCTAAAGCCCCTGCACCTgcccagagagagagggccacATCCTTCAACActcaggagaaaaataaaatc AGGCCTCGGGACAAGAGGGACTCGAGCTACTACTGGGAGATCGAGGCCAGCGAGGTGTATCTGAACTCCCGCATCGGTTCAGGCTCCTTTGGAACTGTATACAAAGGGAAATGGCATG GTGATGTAGCAGTGAAGATCTTAAAGGTGACTGACCCCACACCAGAGCAGCTACAGGCATTCAGAAATGAAGTGGCAGTCCTGAG AAAAACACGACACGTCAACATCCTGTTGTTCATGGGCTACATGACGAAAGACAACCTGGCCATTGTGACCCAGTGGTGTGAGGGCAGCAGTCTctacaaacacattcatgttcTGGAGACTAACTTTAAGATCATCCAGCTCATGGACATTGCCAGGCAGACAGCTCAGGGCATGGA CTATCTGCATGCAAAGAACATCATTCATCGAGACATGAAGTCCAACA ACATCTTTTTGCATGAAGGGCTAACCGTGAAAATCGGTGACTTCGGTCTCGCTACGGTGAAGGCCAGATGGAGCGGCTCCCTTCAGGTGGAGCAGCCGTCTGGATCTATTCTCTGGATG GCTCCTGAAGTTATCCGGATGCAGGATAACAATCCCTACAGCTTCCAGTCCGATGTCTATTCCTATGGAATTGTTCTCTTTGAGCTCTTGACGGGAGAGCTCCCGTACTCCCACACAGCAAACAGAGACCAG ATTATCTTCATGGTGGGAAGAGGCTACTTGTCACCAGACCTCAGTAAACTCTACAAGAACTGCCCCAAAGCCATGAAAAGGTTGGTGGCCGACTGCATCAAGAAGTCCAAGGATGAAAGGCCGCTTTTCCCGCAG atcttGTCATCCATTGAGCTTCTCCAGCATGCCCTCCCTAAGATAAACCGCAGTGCCTCAGAACCGTCCCTGCACAGAGCCTCTCACACTGAGGATATCAATGCCTGCACTCTGACCTCCACCAGACTGCCTGTTTTCTAG